From a region of the Halomonas sp. HL-93 genome:
- a CDS encoding AraC family transcriptional regulator has protein sequence MNSLKQAVQTYAKHHATHDGLVLSPVPGLSMMCVETPAGDLQSVYKPMVCLVLQGAKRMTVGHQTRVVAGGESAIVSADMPVVGRIVQASQSEPYLAVAIDLDRRILRELTAHMGSAPAQRASKMQTLFAVDTDAEVIDCASRLMKLLDRPESEPLLRPGIMQELHYWLLSGPHGTALREIADPDSYASRLAAAIEMLRANYTSRVPVEKLAAEAGMSLSSFHKHFKYMTSLTPGQYQQRLRLIEARRLMLDEGVTASNAAFEVGYESVSQFTREYGRLFKAPPKRDALRLQKTVKVANRSAATSQRIGA, from the coding sequence ATGAACTCACTCAAACAGGCGGTTCAAACCTATGCCAAGCACCACGCCACTCACGATGGCTTGGTGTTATCCCCAGTGCCGGGGCTTAGCATGATGTGCGTCGAAACCCCCGCCGGTGATTTGCAATCGGTCTACAAGCCGATGGTTTGCCTGGTGTTACAGGGGGCAAAGCGGATGACGGTCGGGCACCAGACCCGCGTGGTCGCTGGAGGGGAGTCGGCGATTGTGAGCGCGGATATGCCGGTCGTCGGGCGGATTGTCCAAGCCAGCCAGAGTGAGCCCTATCTGGCCGTTGCGATTGACCTGGATAGACGAATCTTGCGCGAGCTTACCGCGCACATGGGCAGTGCCCCCGCCCAGCGCGCATCGAAAATGCAGACGCTGTTCGCCGTAGACACCGACGCCGAGGTGATTGACTGCGCATCGCGGCTAATGAAACTGCTGGATCGTCCCGAGTCCGAACCGCTTCTACGCCCCGGTATCATGCAGGAGCTGCATTATTGGCTGCTCTCGGGACCTCATGGCACTGCCTTGCGCGAGATCGCTGATCCGGATAGCTACGCAAGCCGCCTTGCGGCTGCTATCGAGATGCTCAGGGCTAACTACACGTCACGCGTGCCGGTGGAGAAGTTGGCCGCAGAAGCAGGCATGAGCCTTAGCTCGTTTCATAAGCACTTCAAGTACATGACGTCCCTAACACCGGGCCAATACCAGCAGCGGCTGCGTTTGATCGAAGCGCGCCGACTAATGCTGGATGAAGGGGTTACCGCAAGCAATGCTGCCTTCGAGGTGGGGTACGAGAGCGTCTCCCAGTTCACCCGCGAATACGGTCGCCTTTTCAAGGCGCCGCCGAAACGCGACGCGCTGCGCTTGCAGAAAACTGTCAAGGTTGCCAACAGAAGCGCCGCAACGTCGCAACGTATTGGCGCTTGA
- a CDS encoding MFS transporter: MADQSRLSVYLIALGAFALGMASYVTAGLIPLIGDAFSVTAATAAQLVTAFTLAYGLGSPVVVALLPGQHQRLGLLVALAVFIVANIASALATSFIALAIWRAVAGVGAGVYLAMGIAAAAAITPEAQRGKAIAIIMGGMASGTVLGVPISLLLAERLGWASAMWLIAGLGCIAYAGLHTKLPALPATPVLSLVRKLAILKNPHAMAILTVSLLAAIASLGMYTFIAPFMAGSESGAVQSITGYLWVWGIGGVLGSFLVGPLVDKFIGPVITLAIMLLLSIALISLPFAVSIHPLLTLLPIALWGAVGWALQVPQNNELVRTRQAHGDGNLAVALNESALYLGSALGAGGGGIMLALQLPVSALAVVAGAIATVGAAVQLIIMRTMH, encoded by the coding sequence ATGGCTGATCAGTCTCGTTTATCGGTTTATTTAATCGCCCTGGGGGCATTTGCACTGGGGATGGCTTCTTATGTCACTGCGGGGCTTATTCCTCTTATTGGCGATGCTTTTAGTGTCACGGCTGCTACGGCGGCTCAATTAGTCACGGCATTCACCTTAGCCTATGGCTTAGGCTCGCCCGTCGTCGTAGCACTACTGCCCGGCCAGCATCAACGCTTGGGCTTACTAGTGGCGTTGGCCGTTTTTATTGTGGCCAATATCGCTAGCGCACTGGCCACTAGCTTTATCGCCCTCGCTATATGGCGAGCGGTCGCAGGCGTGGGCGCTGGGGTTTATCTTGCCATGGGCATTGCCGCCGCAGCCGCCATCACGCCAGAGGCCCAGCGCGGTAAAGCGATTGCGATCATCATGGGCGGCATGGCGAGCGGCACGGTACTGGGGGTGCCTATCAGCCTGTTGCTGGCAGAGCGTTTAGGCTGGGCGTCAGCCATGTGGCTTATCGCAGGTCTTGGCTGCATCGCCTACGCCGGACTTCACACCAAACTGCCTGCACTGCCAGCCACACCGGTGCTTTCACTTGTTCGCAAACTGGCTATTTTGAAAAACCCTCATGCCATGGCCATTCTGACAGTTTCCTTATTGGCGGCCATTGCCAGCCTGGGCATGTACACCTTTATCGCCCCCTTTATGGCGGGCAGCGAGTCAGGCGCTGTTCAGTCGATTACCGGTTATTTATGGGTATGGGGGATTGGTGGCGTGCTGGGTAGCTTTTTGGTTGGCCCATTGGTCGACAAATTTATCGGGCCCGTTATTACCTTGGCGATTATGCTGCTGCTTTCTATAGCCCTCATCTCGCTGCCCTTTGCTGTGTCGATTCATCCACTGCTAACGTTACTGCCGATTGCGCTTTGGGGCGCCGTGGGCTGGGCGCTGCAAGTGCCACAAAACAACGAGCTCGTTCGTACGAGACAAGCCCATGGCGACGGCAACTTGGCGGTCGCGCTCAATGAATCGGCGCTCTATTTAGGTAGTGCGCTAGGTGCGGGGGGCGGAGGGATTATGCTTGCTCTCCAACTGCCCGTTTCGGCATTAGCGGTGGTTGCCGGAGCTATCGCCACTGTAGGTGCGGCAGTTCAGCTCATCATCATGCGCACTATGCACTAA
- a CDS encoding RidA family protein produces MAKRDVVFPSGRQALYDQNTYSAAIRSGDFLFVSGQVGSREDGSPEPDFAAQVQLAFDNLERVLAAAGASFDDIVDVTSFHTDPEAQFPIWLEAKARAFPEKPYPNWTAVGVTWLAGFDFEIKVIAKLPK; encoded by the coding sequence ATGGCTAAGCGTGACGTCGTTTTCCCCTCGGGCCGCCAGGCGCTCTATGACCAGAACACCTATTCCGCTGCCATCCGCTCGGGTGACTTTTTGTTTGTGTCGGGCCAGGTCGGCAGCCGTGAGGACGGCTCACCCGAGCCGGACTTCGCCGCTCAAGTGCAGCTTGCCTTCGACAATCTAGAGCGTGTCCTGGCAGCAGCGGGGGCAAGCTTCGATGATATCGTCGATGTGACGAGTTTTCATACCGACCCGGAAGCCCAATTCCCTATCTGGCTGGAAGCCAAGGCGCGCGCGTTTCCAGAAAAACCCTACCCGAACTGGACAGCGGTCGGCGTTACCTGGCTGGCGGGGTTTGACTTTGAAATCAAGGTGATCGCTAAACTTCCCAAGTAA
- a CDS encoding LysR family transcriptional regulator, translating into MDRFNAMQAFARVVETGSFTKAAETLHMSKTSVTQLVQQLEARLRVKLLNRTTRKVNVTADGAAYYERVIKLLADMDDAETSLSNASILPRGRLRVDVPSPFARMILIPALPAFHAQYPDIQLDLGVSDRRVDLINEGVDCVIRGGELTDLSLVARRVGDLTLGVFAAPSYLEKAGVPSHPQALSLPPHAIVGFRWARAGLAFPYALHRNEERVTVQGRSMISVDDGNAGLAAALTGLGVIWLPDYMAREHVASGELVRLFDDWQLEPMPMYVAFPPNRHVSAKLRVFIDWVVELMAQNMPVDDRIGYKR; encoded by the coding sequence ATGGATCGTTTTAACGCAATGCAGGCCTTTGCCCGGGTCGTGGAGACGGGCAGCTTTACCAAGGCCGCCGAAACACTTCACATGAGCAAGACAAGCGTGACGCAACTCGTGCAACAGCTAGAGGCCCGGCTACGTGTCAAACTGCTCAACCGCACCACGCGCAAGGTGAACGTCACGGCGGACGGTGCGGCCTACTACGAGCGCGTCATCAAGCTTCTGGCCGATATGGATGATGCCGAAACCAGCCTGTCCAACGCCTCAATATTGCCCCGCGGGCGGCTCCGGGTGGACGTCCCCAGCCCGTTTGCACGCATGATCCTGATTCCGGCCCTGCCCGCGTTCCACGCTCAGTATCCCGATATTCAACTCGACTTGGGCGTGAGTGATCGCAGGGTGGATCTCATCAATGAAGGCGTGGACTGTGTGATCCGCGGTGGAGAGCTTACCGATTTATCCTTGGTGGCGCGTCGCGTGGGCGATCTGACGCTTGGGGTTTTCGCCGCGCCCAGCTATCTGGAAAAGGCCGGCGTTCCTTCGCATCCGCAGGCGCTGTCACTCCCACCGCACGCCATTGTCGGTTTCAGATGGGCGCGCGCGGGCTTGGCCTTTCCTTACGCCCTGCACCGCAACGAAGAGCGTGTCACCGTGCAGGGGCGCAGTATGATCTCGGTCGATGACGGGAATGCGGGGCTTGCAGCGGCCCTGACGGGGCTCGGCGTCATTTGGCTGCCGGATTACATGGCCAGGGAGCACGTAGCCAGCGGCGAGCTGGTACGACTATTTGATGATTGGCAGTTGGAACCCATGCCGATGTACGTCGCTTTTCCACCCAATCGCCACGTCAGCGCCAAGCTGCGTGTGTTCATTGACTGGGTCGTCGAGTTGATGGCTCAGAATATGCCTGTCGATGATCGGATTGGCTATAAACGCTGA
- a CDS encoding efflux RND transporter permease subunit → MTLNASSWAIRNPIPVILLFILLTFWGLISFRGLFIQDLPDVQLPLVEVSASLPGAAPALMENEVARKIEDSIATVSGVKNISTTLTDGNADIAIEFRLEKSVQEAIDDVRDAVARIRSDLPADLRDPVIQKGEFSSEPIVRYTVTSSDLDDEAISWFVDDKMTKAVLAVPGVGSVRRIGGVDREVRVALDPDRLLALNTTALDISRQLRQAQLEAPGGRVDVGGAEQAVRIIANAESAAELATMELALSDGRRIRLDEVATVTDTVAERRSIALMDGAPVVGFEMTRAEGYGEVDVAEGVQSALAELQAQYPHIEIEEAFNFVGEVVENYQGSMQMLFEGMALAVVVVFCFLRNWRATLIAAVTLPLSIIPTFAFMQLMGFSLNVVTLLALSLVIGVLVDDAIVEIENIERHLLMGKPPRRAAMDAAAEIGLAVVATTFTLIAVFLPTAFMSGTVGKFFVQFGWTASVAVLFSLLVARLLTPMLAAYLLRKPQHPPRDPAWISYYLIVANGCLHHRKTTIIAATACFAGGIWLASTLPGTFIPPDDNSQTQATLTLPPGSTLSEAEALAEQARSRLVTQRHVVSVFAAVGEDSGSSDSGVTSVELTVGLADRATRSGVTQQDIEQQLRAALATLPGVRTRVGDEGDGYELVLAGEDSRVLEQHARQVEREMRSIPGIGAVSSTASLVRPELIVRPDFARAADLGVSAQAIADTLRIATVGDDDEDLPKLNLSSRQVPVMIRLADAAREDMATLKRLPVPGANGMVPLESVASFEWSSGPSEITRHNRLRNVNFEVSLQGQPLGEIEQAVQALPSLRQLPRGVFQAAEGDAEEMEELASSFGIAMLTGVLCIYMVLVLLLKDFMQPITILVALVLSIPGAFLALFLTQTPVSLPAMIGLIMLMGIATKNSILLVDYIIIARRAHGLERLDATLDACKKRVRPIVMTTIAMGAGMMPIALGWAGDPSFRAPMAFVVIGGLITSTLLSLLVIPVVYSSVDDIVSGLRRLTPNRSETKTAGLE, encoded by the coding sequence ATGACGCTTAATGCCTCATCCTGGGCGATTCGCAATCCTATTCCGGTGATCCTGCTCTTTATTCTATTGACCTTCTGGGGGCTCATCTCCTTCCGAGGCTTGTTTATTCAGGACTTGCCGGATGTACAGCTGCCCCTCGTGGAGGTCTCCGCCTCGTTGCCCGGTGCGGCCCCCGCCTTAATGGAGAACGAGGTTGCTCGCAAGATCGAGGACTCCATCGCTACCGTCTCCGGCGTCAAAAATATCTCTACAACGCTGACGGATGGTAATGCCGATATCGCTATCGAATTCCGGCTGGAAAAGTCCGTGCAAGAGGCTATTGATGATGTGCGCGACGCTGTTGCTCGCATCCGCTCGGATCTACCCGCCGACCTGCGTGATCCAGTGATTCAGAAGGGTGAGTTTTCCAGTGAGCCGATTGTACGCTACACGGTGACTTCCTCCGATCTAGACGATGAGGCCATCTCCTGGTTCGTCGATGACAAAATGACCAAGGCCGTCTTGGCGGTGCCCGGTGTTGGTTCGGTTCGGCGCATCGGTGGGGTCGATCGCGAAGTCCGCGTGGCATTGGATCCGGATCGCCTGCTGGCGTTAAACACGACAGCGCTGGATATCTCCCGCCAGCTGCGCCAAGCGCAGTTGGAGGCGCCCGGTGGCCGTGTGGATGTCGGCGGCGCCGAACAGGCCGTGCGCATCATCGCCAATGCTGAATCCGCCGCCGAGCTTGCGACGATGGAGCTGGCGCTCAGTGACGGTCGGCGCATTCGACTTGATGAAGTGGCGACGGTTACCGATACCGTGGCCGAGCGGCGTTCGATTGCATTGATGGATGGGGCGCCCGTGGTCGGCTTCGAGATGACCCGTGCCGAGGGATACGGCGAGGTGGATGTGGCCGAGGGCGTGCAGTCTGCGCTCGCGGAATTGCAGGCGCAATATCCCCATATAGAGATCGAAGAAGCCTTCAATTTCGTTGGGGAGGTGGTGGAGAACTACCAGGGCTCCATGCAGATGTTATTCGAGGGCATGGCGCTGGCGGTGGTGGTGGTGTTCTGCTTCCTGCGCAATTGGCGTGCCACACTGATTGCGGCGGTTACGCTTCCGCTGTCGATCATCCCCACCTTCGCTTTCATGCAGCTGATGGGCTTCTCACTCAATGTGGTGACGTTGCTGGCGCTCTCGCTGGTGATCGGGGTGCTGGTGGACGATGCCATCGTCGAGATTGAGAATATCGAGCGGCATCTGCTAATGGGCAAGCCCCCGCGCCGGGCCGCCATGGATGCGGCGGCAGAAATCGGCTTGGCCGTGGTTGCCACGACCTTCACGTTGATTGCCGTTTTTCTGCCCACGGCCTTCATGAGCGGCACCGTCGGGAAATTCTTCGTTCAGTTCGGTTGGACGGCCTCGGTAGCGGTGCTGTTTTCGCTGTTGGTGGCGCGCCTGCTGACGCCCATGCTGGCTGCGTATCTTCTACGTAAACCCCAGCATCCCCCGCGCGATCCAGCGTGGATTAGCTACTACTTGATTGTTGCTAACGGGTGCCTGCACCACCGTAAGACAACGATTATCGCGGCGACGGCCTGCTTTGCAGGAGGTATCTGGCTGGCCTCGACCCTGCCGGGTACCTTCATACCCCCGGATGATAATTCCCAAACGCAGGCAACGCTCACCTTGCCGCCCGGCAGTACCTTGTCTGAAGCGGAGGCGCTTGCCGAGCAGGCACGCTCACGACTGGTGACGCAACGCCATGTCGTCAGCGTCTTCGCGGCCGTCGGTGAGGACTCCGGCAGCAGTGACAGCGGTGTGACCTCGGTTGAGCTGACCGTTGGTTTGGCGGATCGCGCAACCCGCTCGGGCGTTACGCAGCAAGACATAGAGCAGCAGTTGCGCGCTGCACTCGCCACGCTTCCCGGCGTGCGAACTCGCGTAGGCGACGAGGGGGATGGCTATGAGTTAGTCCTCGCCGGTGAGGATAGCCGGGTACTTGAACAGCATGCCCGCCAAGTCGAGCGGGAGATGCGTTCCATTCCCGGCATCGGCGCGGTGAGTTCGACGGCCAGCCTTGTTAGGCCTGAACTTATTGTACGCCCTGATTTTGCTCGCGCCGCCGACCTTGGGGTCTCTGCACAAGCTATTGCCGATACGCTGCGCATCGCGACCGTGGGAGATGACGACGAGGATCTGCCTAAGCTGAACCTAAGCTCACGCCAAGTGCCAGTGATGATCCGACTGGCGGATGCGGCTCGGGAGGATATGGCGACCCTTAAACGACTGCCTGTCCCGGGTGCTAATGGGATGGTGCCACTCGAGAGCGTGGCCTCTTTTGAGTGGAGCAGTGGCCCTTCGGAAATCACCCGGCATAATCGTCTGCGCAACGTCAATTTCGAGGTAAGCCTGCAAGGGCAGCCTTTGGGAGAAATCGAACAGGCCGTGCAGGCACTGCCCAGTTTACGTCAGTTGCCGCGCGGCGTGTTTCAGGCAGCAGAAGGCGATGCAGAGGAAATGGAGGAGCTTGCCTCAAGCTTCGGGATTGCCATGCTGACCGGCGTGTTGTGTATCTATATGGTGCTGGTGCTGCTGCTCAAGGATTTCATGCAGCCGATCACCATTCTGGTGGCACTGGTACTCTCCATCCCCGGGGCTTTCCTGGCGTTGTTCCTCACGCAGACGCCCGTGTCGCTGCCTGCCATGATCGGATTGATTATGCTGATGGGGATTGCCACCAAGAACTCGATCCTGCTGGTGGACTACATCATCATCGCCCGTCGGGCGCATGGGTTAGAACGCTTGGACGCTACTCTTGATGCCTGCAAGAAGCGTGTCCGGCCCATCGTGATGACGACGATCGCCATGGGGGCGGGCATGATGCCGATCGCCTTGGGGTGGGCGGGCGATCCCAGCTTCCGGGCCCCCATGGCCTTTGTGGTCATTGGCGGGTTGATCACCTCGACGCTTTTAAGCCTGCTGGTGATTCCGGTTGTCTACAGTAGCGTCGATGATATTGTGAGCGGGCTGCGACGCTTGACGCCGAACCGGAGCGAGACAAAAACGGCTGGGCTTGAATAA
- a CDS encoding sugar O-acetyltransferase — translation MRSEKDKMLAGELYNPADPVLRKEHEETRRKVRQYNQVLETDAQRLKALKDLFGSTGKCLYVEPNIRLDYGYNIHVGENFFANFDCTLLDVCEIRFGDNCMLGPNVQIYTATHPLDPHERNTGKEYAKPIRFGNNVWIGGGAIINPGVSVGNNVVIASGAVVIKDVPDNVVVGGNPAKVIKTIDV, via the coding sequence ATGCGATCAGAAAAAGACAAGATGCTGGCAGGAGAGCTCTACAATCCTGCTGATCCGGTATTGCGAAAAGAGCATGAAGAAACAAGACGCAAAGTGAGGCAATACAATCAAGTGCTGGAAACCGACGCTCAGCGCTTGAAAGCGTTAAAAGATTTATTTGGCTCTACGGGGAAGTGTCTTTATGTAGAGCCAAATATTCGCCTGGACTATGGATATAATATTCATGTCGGTGAAAACTTCTTTGCCAACTTCGACTGCACGCTGCTGGATGTTTGTGAAATCCGCTTTGGCGATAACTGTATGCTGGGGCCCAATGTGCAGATTTATACGGCCACCCATCCCCTTGATCCGCATGAGCGTAATACGGGTAAAGAGTACGCAAAGCCGATTAGGTTTGGAAATAACGTCTGGATTGGCGGCGGTGCCATCATTAACCCAGGCGTTAGCGTAGGCAATAACGTGGTTATAGCGTCGGGGGCCGTCGTTATTAAGGATGTGCCTGATAATGTTGTAGTAGGCGGTAATCCCGCCAAGGTTATTAAAACGATCGACGTTTAA
- a CDS encoding MBL fold metallo-hydrolase has product MSGITVNRRQVILTAASVTAGMILPTGSIAFAQSASTAQSINADGNVGYYRFRVGDISATVLSDGLIGGPPQVYASDAPEAELEEVLRQAFLPTDHMTLYLNTLLIETNGRRILLEAGAGQTMGPLGGRIFDNLAAIGLRPEDIDTVVISHTHPDHVGNLRTADGGKAFPRATVFAPRADWDFFIANDPDLSYMPVPEDFRRNFAAAIRQSLEPVANDIELYEAGTEIVPGLTTLPALGHTPGMANFLVHSGNDQLLLTADLAYHPIVNIDHSWVPGPDRDKEEALASRRRIFDMAAADRLPVLGFHFPFPGLGRMLKTDTGYAWVPANWQF; this is encoded by the coding sequence ATGAGCGGAATCACAGTGAATCGTCGGCAGGTGATATTGACAGCGGCGTCGGTAACGGCGGGCATGATCTTGCCGACCGGCAGCATCGCCTTTGCACAGTCGGCTTCCACGGCCCAGAGTATCAATGCGGATGGCAATGTCGGCTATTATCGTTTTCGCGTTGGCGACATCTCTGCCACGGTGTTGAGCGACGGGCTGATAGGCGGCCCACCGCAGGTTTACGCCAGCGATGCGCCTGAGGCAGAACTGGAGGAGGTGCTGAGGCAAGCCTTCCTGCCGACCGACCACATGACGCTGTATCTCAACACACTTCTTATTGAAACGAATGGCCGGCGAATTCTTCTCGAAGCCGGCGCCGGGCAGACCATGGGGCCGCTGGGCGGGCGCATTTTCGATAATCTGGCCGCTATTGGTTTACGGCCCGAGGATATCGACACTGTGGTTATCTCGCACACGCACCCGGATCATGTCGGCAACCTGCGAACGGCCGATGGGGGCAAGGCATTTCCGCGGGCAACCGTGTTTGCGCCTCGTGCCGATTGGGACTTTTTCATCGCTAACGATCCAGACCTTTCCTACATGCCGGTACCCGAGGATTTTCGTCGCAATTTCGCCGCCGCGATCCGCCAGAGCCTTGAGCCGGTCGCTAACGATATCGAATTGTACGAAGCCGGCACAGAAATCGTTCCCGGCTTGACCACGCTTCCGGCATTGGGCCACACCCCCGGCATGGCGAACTTCCTTGTCCACTCTGGAAATGATCAGCTATTGCTGACCGCCGACCTGGCCTATCATCCCATCGTCAATATTGATCACTCATGGGTGCCCGGGCCGGACCGTGACAAGGAAGAGGCGTTGGCCTCCCGCCGCCGGATCTTCGATATGGCCGCGGCAGACCGGCTACCCGTACTCGGCTTCCACTTTCCCTTCCCGGGGCTTGGCCGAATGCTCAAGACCGACACCGGCTATGCCTGGGTTCCAGCCAATTGGCAGTTTTGA
- a CDS encoding LysR family transcriptional regulator — protein MTQNGLADKLTKTDQLIKQGFAMRQLRLDSLEIFEDVVRCGGFRAAALGRGVSSSAISQSISALEEALNIRLLNRTTRSVAPTEAGEQLLERLRPALHDIRTAIDDLNQLRERPSGSVRINAPGPAADHVLCPLAFEFMKMYPDINVEIVSDAAIVDIVEQGFDAGVRFGKQLAQDMIALPLGPSLRYAIVASPDYLREHGRPDAPRDLLQHDCIRRRFPGGTMVTWTFEKDGDEVEITPQGRLTLSSAHQERQAAMAGSGIAHLFEDYVRADLEQGNVIELLSDWKKTLPSWYLYYPNRRHTSAAMRAFLDYIRHNRGP, from the coding sequence ATGACCCAGAACGGGCTTGCAGATAAGCTAACCAAAACGGATCAGCTTATTAAGCAGGGCTTTGCAATGCGCCAACTACGCCTTGATAGCTTAGAGATATTTGAAGATGTGGTGCGCTGCGGTGGCTTTAGAGCCGCCGCACTTGGCAGGGGTGTGTCATCGTCCGCTATTAGCCAGTCGATCAGCGCACTTGAGGAAGCGCTGAACATCCGGCTTTTAAACCGAACGACACGCAGCGTCGCGCCCACTGAAGCAGGCGAGCAGCTGCTTGAAAGGCTCAGGCCCGCTCTTCACGATATCAGGACAGCGATCGACGACCTCAATCAACTGCGAGAACGCCCATCTGGCAGCGTGCGGATCAATGCCCCAGGGCCGGCGGCCGACCACGTGCTGTGCCCGCTGGCCTTTGAATTCATGAAAATGTATCCCGATATCAACGTTGAGATCGTAAGCGACGCGGCGATCGTCGATATTGTGGAACAGGGCTTCGATGCGGGTGTTCGCTTTGGTAAGCAGCTCGCTCAGGACATGATCGCCCTGCCCTTGGGCCCCTCCTTGCGCTATGCGATCGTGGCTTCGCCCGATTATCTTCGCGAGCATGGCCGCCCCGACGCACCGCGCGATCTCTTGCAGCATGACTGTATTCGCCGCCGTTTCCCAGGCGGCACCATGGTGACGTGGACCTTCGAGAAGGACGGTGACGAAGTCGAGATCACGCCGCAAGGCCGGTTGACGCTGAGTTCAGCACACCAAGAACGCCAGGCAGCGATGGCGGGCTCGGGCATCGCGCATCTGTTTGAGGATTATGTCCGCGCCGATCTCGAACAGGGCAACGTGATTGAATTGCTCAGTGACTGGAAGAAGACGCTGCCGAGTTGGTATCTGTATTATCCGAACAGGCGGCATACCAGCGCGGCCATGCGGGCCTTTCTCGACTATATCCGCCATAACCGCGGCCCTTAA
- a CDS encoding SDR family oxidoreductase, with protein MNTSGNTMLITGGGSGIGRELAQRFNALGNTVIVAGRHMETLEETIASKQNMHAMVVDVEDPKAITAFAERVVAEHPDLNVLINNAGIMRREDLTSTRDLADAEQTVVTNLLGPIRLTNALTNHLVNQPDAAIVNVSSGLAFVPLSGTPTYNATKAAIHSYTISLRQQLKGKVELIELAPPAVQTELTPGQSTREGYMPLNDYIDEVMTLFQEKPTPKEILVENVNFLRWAERDGHFDEAVEMLSKM; from the coding sequence GTGAACACATCAGGCAATACCATGCTCATCACCGGCGGTGGTTCCGGCATTGGTCGTGAACTTGCACAACGCTTCAACGCACTGGGTAACACGGTGATCGTCGCAGGCCGGCACATGGAAACGCTGGAGGAAACCATTGCCAGTAAGCAAAATATGCACGCGATGGTCGTCGATGTCGAGGACCCAAAAGCCATTACTGCCTTTGCCGAGCGCGTCGTCGCCGAACACCCCGACCTCAACGTGCTGATCAACAACGCAGGCATCATGCGCCGCGAGGACTTGACCAGCACCCGTGACCTAGCTGATGCCGAACAAACAGTCGTCACCAATCTGCTCGGCCCGATCCGGCTGACCAACGCCCTGACCAACCACCTGGTCAATCAACCAGACGCCGCCATCGTGAACGTTTCGTCTGGCTTGGCGTTTGTGCCGTTAAGCGGCACGCCTACCTACAACGCCACCAAGGCAGCCATTCACTCCTATACGATTTCGCTCCGCCAGCAGCTCAAGGGCAAGGTCGAGCTTATCGAACTGGCGCCTCCCGCGGTGCAGACGGAGCTGACACCTGGCCAGTCGACTCGCGAAGGTTATATGCCGCTCAACGACTATATCGACGAGGTCATGACGTTGTTCCAAGAAAAGCCCACGCCCAAGGAAATTCTGGTGGAAAACGTCAACTTCCTTCGCTGGGCGGAGCGTGACGGCCACTTTGATGAAGCGGTCGAGATGCTCAGCAAGATGTGA